In Myxococcales bacterium, the DNA window CGTACGGGAACCAGGACATCCCCCCATGGTCCCCGGGACATGCCCCAAGGCTCCCGGGACACGCCCCAAGGCTCCCGGGACACGCCCCAAGGCTCCCGGGACACGCCCCAAGGCTCCCGGGACACGCCCCAAGGCTCCCGGGACATGCCTTGAAGGGGGCCCGTCGGGGCCGCCCCTCGCTCGTCCGGTCGCGCTGCGTCGCTTGCCCTACGGCGACGCGGCGGCTTCGGTCACCGCGTTCGTGCGTGGATCGAAGGCGAGCACGTCGCTCCTCGGTGTGGGGGAGCCGCCGCCACGACGGATCGCTCCTCCGGCGACGTACACACGGCCGTCGGCGCCTCGCGCGCATGCGTGCCATCCACGCGGGTCGGGCAGCGTCGCGGCCTTGCGGAACGCGCCGTCGCGGAGGACCTCGATCGTGTCCGAGAACCCAGAAGAGGTCGTTCCCCCGATCGTCACGAGCGTCCCGTCGGCGAGCGCCGCGGCGCAGAGCCAATACCGCGCTTCGACGAGGCTCGGCTCCGTGCGAAAGGTCTTCGTCACCGTGTCGTAGGACTCCACCGCGGCGACCGGGACGTCCGTCGCGTCGCGCCCGCCGACGAGGTAGACACGCGAGCCCGCGACGACGGTGGCGAACGCGAGCCTGCGAGAGGGCATCTTCGGCCCACGCGACCACGTGCGCGCCCGCGTGTCGTACACGAGCATCTCGTCCGCGGTCGCACCGTTCGGCCCCCGGCCTCCGAAGACGAGGACCTCGTCTCCCACGACCGCTGCGCCCAACCCGAGCCGAGCCTCCGGCATGTCCGGGAGCTCCGCGCTCGTGCTCGTGCCCGGGTCGACGAGGCTCGCGCTCGCGATCGGTGTGGAGCCGTCACGCGTCCCGCCGAGGACATAGAGGCTCCCTGCGGCGTCGACCGCGGCGCCGTGGCCGTACCGAGGGACCACGTCCTCTCCGGCCATGCGCCACGTGTTGCGCGCCGGGTCGAGCACGTCGATCGCGTCGAGCACGGCCGCGGACAGCCCTCCCACCGCGACGAGCCCGTGGGGGGTCGCGCTGAGGGAGAAGAGAACGCGCGGACCGCCCATCGGCGCGATGGCCGTCGGCTTCGAGGCGTCGGTCGCGCCGGCCTCGTTCGGCGTGGGCGATCCGGCCTCCGGTGTCGGGGAGGCTCCTTCCTCCGCGGCGTCGGCCGAGACCACGGCCGTAGGCCCCGCGCTGCACGCCGCGAACGTGGCGAGCGAGAAGGGAACGAGGGAGGCGATGGCGGCGTGGACGGCGCGACGGGCGAGGCTCATGGCCGACACCCTACGGAGGCAGGGACGAGCGCGCGCGGCGTCCCGTGCGGATCGTGCCGCGTTTCGTGCCGCGTCCCCGTCAGGGGACGCACGGACGGCCAATTCCTCCGTAAATTCGCAGGCATGCGGGTTGCAGTCCGCGAAGGATGATCCACGCCTCTACCCAGCCGCTCTCGGCGACGTCCCACGTCCGGACCTGGCGTTGCACGAGCCCTGTCCGTGGCGCGGCCACCGCGCATCGAGGCCTCGAGCTCGCGTGGCTCGATGCAGGGGCGGCGCGCTACGGCGGTCCCGGTGGTGAGGTCGTGGCGAGCCCCGGCGCTTTCGTCGTCGTCCCTCCTGGCGTGGAGCACGTGACCGCGCTCGATGAGGGCCTCCGCGGGACGGTCGTCGAGCTCGACGCCTCGACCGTGCGCGAGGTCGCGTCCGCAACTTCGATGGCCTCTCGTCGCTTCGACCGTGTCGTCGTGGTCCCGGACGACGGAGGCATCGTCGCGCTCGGTGGGCTGCTCGCGCGCGAGGCGAGCTCGGGGGCCCGAGATCGGGAGCTCGTCGTCGACGCGCTGGTCGAGGCTCTCGTCGTGAAGCTCCTCCGCCTCGATGTCTGGGAGGCTCGGCCCGTTCGCGCGCGGGATCCGCGCCTGCTCGCGGCCATCGACTACGCCCACGCTCACGCGTGCGACCCCTCGCTCGACGTCGCGCGGCTCGCGGCGGCCGCGGGCATGAGCCGGTACCACTTCAGCCGCGCATTTCGAGGTGCGCTCGGCGTCGCGCCGCACGCGTTCGTCCTCGACCTCCGCGCGCGGCACGCGGCGTCCCTCCTGCGGCGTGGTCGTCGGAGCGTCACGGAGGCCGCGTTCGCGTCGGGCTTCGGAGATCTCGGGCGGTTCCGCGCGGCCTTCCGTCGGACCTTCGGGGTGGGGCCGTCCGAGTATGTCGCGGCGACTCGGGTGGGGTGACGCACGGGGCGCGGCTTCGCCACGACGGATCCATCGTGGGGTGGAAAGGCCTAGCTTTTCTCGCGAGCCCGGGCTCTCTGTCTCGAGACCATCATGACGAAGCCCCGCATCACCGGCGTCGACGGCACGTTCGAGCTCTACCGCGCCGAGTACTCGAAGCGTCCACGAAAGATCGTGCCCATCGACGGCGAGCCTCGCGACGTCACCGCCACGGTGGGGCTCGTCTCGTCCCTCCTCGCGCTGCTCGGCGATCCGGAGGAGCGGGTCACGC includes these proteins:
- a CDS encoding helix-turn-helix transcriptional regulator, encoding MIHASTQPLSATSHVRTWRCTSPVRGAATAHRGLELAWLDAGAARYGGPGGEVVASPGAFVVVPPGVEHVTALDEGLRGTVVELDASTVREVASATSMASRRFDRVVVVPDDGGIVALGGLLAREASSGARDRELVVDALVEALVVKLLRLDVWEARPVRARDPRLLAAIDYAHAHACDPSLDVARLAAAAGMSRYHFSRAFRGALGVAPHAFVLDLRARHAASLLRRGRRSVTEAAFASGFGDLGRFRAAFRRTFGVGPSEYVAATRVG